The Malus domestica chromosome 06, GDT2T_hap1 genome has a segment encoding these proteins:
- the LOC103410202 gene encoding uncharacterized protein, with protein MEKVGKKGETNAKKGKVPMLVPVDDILFHKGARKHRVRPTPKLKSQEEVLKIAASKKAEAEAIGCAATIVTREERRLLPHLPTINPIFLPTMESTDQEGGPSCSHKRKYKEKVGSIHWKDLKVAMQPSSFRYVNNCLARRRSTIDELGKPLDENESDRDRMMRLSSYVMTKYDDRLREVERYKAKFKENKQFVNDARKTSKALADAIHLKDENFESLKRRNGENVRLKKQLEATKEQLETTILEVSKVKGELDSTLVEVSRLKMSIPTERDAAVQEFLGSQAFHDAFRPHYIRAANYEKRKWMAVLERYNNGSIIRKYRDEMDEYRQKGESFVLSVDPNSDDDSNNEASISKQSQESEDGPRDAEEGGDDDGVEMQSDIVRGSASDEDNS; from the exons A TGGAGAAAGTGGGAAAGAAAGGGGAGACTAACGCCAAGAAAGGGAAAGTACCCATGTTAGTTCCCGTAGATGACATTTTGTTTCACAAGGGAGCTCGTAAGCACCGGGTGAGGCCAACCCCTAAACTTAAGTCACAAGAGGAGGTCCTCAAGATTGCTGCCTCAAAAAAGGCTGAAGCTGAGGCCATCGGGTGTGCTGCTACCATAGTTACAAGGGAGGAGAGACGATTGTTGCCTCATCTTCCTACCATCAATCCCATATTTCTTCCAACCATGGAGTCTACTGACCAAGAAGGTGGCCCTAGCTGTAGCCATAAGAGAAAGTACAAGGAAAAGGTTGGCAGCATTCATTGGAAGGACTTGAAGGTTGCCATGCAGCCAAGTAGTTTTAGGTATGTCAATAATTGCCTGGCAAGACGTCGATCCACTATTGATGAGCTTGGCAAGCCGTTAGATGAAAATGAATCAGATCGTGACCGGATGATGAGGTTATCTTCTTAT GTCATGACCAAGTACGATGACAGATTACGAGAAGTcgagcggtacaaggcaaagtttaaagagaataagcagttTGTGAATGACGCCAGAAAAACAAGCAAAGCTTTGGCTGATGCCATCCACCTTAAggatgaaaactttgagagtttgaagaggcGAAATGGTGAGAACGTGAGGCTCAAGAAACAATTGGAAGCGACTAAGGAACAGTTGGAGACAACCATCCTTgaggtttccaaggttaaagggGAGTTGGATAGTACCTTGGTTGAGGTTTCTAGGCTGAAGATGAGTATCCCAACTGAGAGGGATGCTGCTGTGCAGGAGTTCTTAGGTTCCCAGGCCTTTCACGATGCTTTTAGACCTCACTACATCCGAGCAGCTAATTAtgagaaaaggaaatggatggccgtccttgagCGTTACAACAATGGAAGCATTATCCGAAAGTACCGTGATGAGATGGATGAGTACCGACAAAAGGGTGAATCCTTCGTCCTCTCAGTTGATCCTAATAGTGATGATGACTCTAATAATGAGGCTAGTATCAGTAAGCAGTCTCAGGAGAGTGAGGATGGTCCTAGAGATGCTGAGGAAGGTGGTGATGACGATGGGGTTGAAATGCAGAGTGATATTGTCAGGGGTTCGGCCTCAGATGAGGATAACTCGTAG